In Ahaetulla prasina isolate Xishuangbanna chromosome 10, ASM2864084v1, whole genome shotgun sequence, the genomic window CCCGTAGCCCAGGTTGACCTCataaaattgttgttgtttttgctgtttttgtttctttctcaaaCACCCTCCGCCAGGTTACATCCCCCTGCATGTGGCCATCCTACGGAAAGATTTGGACATGGTCAGCCTTCTAATCTCTGCAGGATCTGATCTCAACAAGCAGGTTAGTTTTCCAAGCTTGTGAActctcaaaaaaaacaaaatcaatttcattttgattttaaagGAAGCGATCCTCATTGGTAGGTTGAAAAAAGCTGTAAATTCAAATAGGTGGGAGAGCCGGATGCCGCCAATGGCCATAAACACAGGCCAGTTGCCCAACACCTGAAATGTGGTTATGTGACACTGGGGAGTGGGCTGGCCATCAAAATGTGAGGGCCAAGTCATAAGTATCTTTTGGcgtctgtcgtaactttgaacggtcgctaagcaactagttataagttgaggactgccccaTTAAACATATCAGTTTTGATCACTGCCATGGATGTTGGGTGAGGAGGTGGGCAGTCGAGTAGGGGAaggagttggcagaagctgggggcaGTGTTGAAAGAGGGATTAGACTAGAATCCCTACGTAGCCACAAGTGGATTTAGTGCCTGCGTTGGGATTCTAGGCGGATTCCTCTTTTAATGCCGCCCCCAGCTTCTACCTCTTCTCCTGCTACATTGTTGTTGCGAAACTATTTCTCAACCACGAGAGCTTGAGACtcattttgagcacatggcactaATTCGTTGCCTGAATATTTCCCACTTCTAGTAACTGGAGCATCCAAGTGGGATTCTCATGACACCTTCAACTGAGCCGTCAATAAGCAGTTGTTGTCTTGGTGTGACATCAACCACATTCCAGGTTTAACATGACAGCCTGACCTACCCCACAGGCTAAACGAGGCCTGCCCACAACTGACCCACAAATGCCGCCAACACCCCATTTTAACTAGTCCCGCCGATTGTGCAAGGCCTGTTTGTAACGCGTGTTTGTGCAAATGCGAGAATTCCAGTCTCTTGTCAAGGAGATCATGTTGCAATCTAGTGATTCTCCTGAAGCTCCTGCCTCAGTGAAGGGATGTCAGGCTGGGAGGGGCCTGGACAAAAGACAAAATCTAGAGGTAGAAGAACGGGTGAGAAAGAAAGTCAAAACAATCCTGCCTTGATTTTGCTTAGTATACAGAGTGCCCAGCTCAGCTGATGGTGCCgtgcctttctccccctcctcccttctgcAGGAGCTAAGTTGTGGCCGGAGTCCCCTCCACCTGGCGGTGGAGTCCCAGAGCCCTGAAATGGTGGAATACCTCTTGCGTGCAGGAGCTGACACAGAGGCACGCATGTATGTGGGCTACACACCCATGTACAGCGCCGTGCACCGGCCTGACCAAAAAATCCCACAGCTGTTACGGGAATTTGGCTCCGAGGAGCCAGATTGGGATTCCGAGGAAAGTGTGGACAGTAACAGCGAGGTGAGTGCAATTGCAAGAGAGAGGTAAGCTGTGAAACGGGCCACTTGGCACTCTATggtagggggaagggaagggaaggtaggaaggaaggaagaagtcagACAAAAGGAGGAAGGGGTCAGGATGGGAGAAAGGAAGCAAGGAGTCAGatggaggaagagggaagaaagaaaagagggagggatggaggaaggaaggaaggaaggaaggaaggaaggattgcatGCTAACACTCTACAAGAATccgaactactaacagtcaaagcaaattggtggtagaggagaatcaacagaattcaaggtgggctggacttaggtctctCATGGGCGCAAGGGGACTCGAGACTGATGCTgcctttgacccctccctcgggctctTTTATCCTGCAGGCATCCAACTCTTTTAgcccgtctttctttctttccttaggAAGAATATGACGACATCGTGATCAATTGTGGCCACTAGAAGGGAGCCTGGGAGCCCTTTTACCCCACACAGGACTCCACTGAAAGTACCCCATGGTGGCAGCTGGCTATGATCTCTGTAGCAATTGCATCTTCACTGTGAGCTAGATGTGAAACTTATTTATAAAGGCCGGGACGAAAGGGGAAGCAGCCTCACCTGGCCCGGAGGCCTCTTCCCCAGTGGCCCCATTCCGATGTGTACCCTCCGTTATTTTGTCCTGCTTCAGAAATGGATGTCTTGTCTCTGATGTCTCGCTCTTGCCTGCCTTGACGTTTCAGAATCAGTAGGTTTGGGTTTCCTTTGTTATTAGCAAGTGGCTGGCGTGTGTCCCGAGCAGAGCCTAGTTGTGAAAAGGTCTCATCTTGTCTCATCTCTTTCTGGAGCACACACACGCACCCCACCTTTCCTGGGAATGCTCATGGTCAGATTCAGGGTTTCCCTTCTTAATGTGGGTCCAGGTCTGTGGATTTTGTTCTGGAGAGCTGGAGGGTCGGGGGAACTTGGATGGGCTCCCCCACCTCTCGCAGTCGGAGAGTTGGAGAACTGCCCGGCGCAAACAACCAGATCCACAGGTGAAGAGTTCAATTAGCCACTTCATTGCTGgtgcctataatacaggaatctgcTCAGATTGGTCATTTGCGCTTGGGTCCCACAAAATAAGGTTCAACAGCATTCAAGGAGGTCAGACGTCGCCCTTTTGTGCCTACGTAGAGATTAATCTCTTTTCAACTCACTGTCACCTGACCCGGCATGAGATCGTGGGCGAGTGTAATCCTAAATATTTGGACCAATTTTTATCAGGGGGCTTAGCAAAACACAACCTTTGGGGGTCTCATAGCAGTTGGGGGTTGTTTAGTTGGAGGTGGGTAGATCTCTTCCTAAAGAAGGACAGAATTTAGGAAGAAGAACTTTTGGTCTTTCTTTCCCTATCCGGggattgttaaaaaaaagtgGAATGTATACCCCGTTTGGACTAGCAGTAATTATGTCAGGCCCTGATGAAGGGATGGTCTTAACTCACCTTGTCTGGAAGGGCGGCTTAATTATTGCTCGGACCAGCCCTTGCTGGACAGTTAGAAACGAGTCCTGAAAAACTGCCCTCTAAATTACAAGGCAAATAAATCCTTTTGGCCAATCTTGCCTCTCTTCCCATGCCGGCTTTATTTCTAAGTCTTGGGAACAACCTGGGAAGCGTGGACTGAAGTCTCGTCTCTCCCCAGTATCTGACAAGCCCCTAAAAATGGCTCGTCCCCAAAAGGTGACAGCGGACGACATCGCTGCGAAGGAAAAGATGTCAGTGCAAATTTGAGATGGTTAGGGTAGGTCTAACTGCAGCTAGGATTCTATGGAAGAAGACAGAATTGGAACCCGGAACCTGCTTGGAACTGGTATTTAATAAcaattgggggtgggtggggctggAGGTTCCCCACTCCCCTCCTATGGGCTGTCTCTGGAGTGAAATGCCCCCGGGGTGTCTCTTTAAAATAGAGAGTACGTCTGCAGCAAAGAGGAAAGAATTGTGCGTTTgccaggcctttgaactctgctcCGCCTTGCCGTGTTTCTTCTCCCCCTTTCAATGGAGGCTCAGTGTTTTGTGGTTCCAGTGTGGTTTCCTGTGACCTGTATAAATTTGCATTTATGACTCGGTTCGGtcggtctctttctctctctctctctgctttttttcctcttcctgccTCTCTCCCTTGATTGTATTCTGTAGGTCTTCCCGAGCAGACAGATTAAATCTTACGGATATGGTGTGTTTTTGTCTTCCTTTTCATTGCTGCTGGCGCCAGCAACCCCTGCCTGAAAGTTCAGCGGCATCAGACTCGGATGGGAGAACCCACAAatcaacacacacaccccatcccaccgtggcgcagtggttagagtgcagtactgcaggctacttctgctgcctgccggctgcctgcaatttggcagttcgaattaaagaggaaggtgtgttgataTGCTCGCTGTCttagttgtaaaaataaaaaagaggggataaataaataaaaagcaaatgcACCTCAGCTATCGAAAATCTGGCAATCCAGCAGCAATCCCTCCCATAATTGCGTTGAACGCCCCTTGAATGGACAGAAATGTACAAGGAAAATTTTACATCTTAGTCTCCAAGGAGGGTGTCATTAAAGAAGAGGTCTGAGACCAACCCAGACTGGCAACTTATTCTGCTTTGGatctgaaaatagcaatagcactttacaatcctctctaagcagtcggcatcttgcccccaacaatctgggtcctcatttgacccaccttggaaggatgggaggctgagttgaccttgaacctggtgagttttactcacaacaaccctgtgaggttggttgggctaagagacggtgagtggtccaaagtcacccagctggctttcatgcctaaggcgggactagaagtcACCATCTGGTTATTGGCCCAGTCATCCAGCTGTCTTTTATATTTAAGGccagactagaattcaccgtctcctggtgattggctcaaagttaccagccagctttcacgcctaaggagggactagaactcccagtctcctggtgattggctcaaagtcgcccagctggctttgatgcctaaagcgggactagaactcagtctcctggtgatcggcccaaagtcaccaagccagctttcacgcttaaggcaggactacaactccccgtctcccactttctaacctgccgccttcaccactagaccaaactagctcttCTAACTGGAGGCAGGGACACGTCCCTcttaatgtgtgtgtgtaaaatggaaGCCAAAAGCAACTCGATCCACCAAAATAAGCTGGAGGAAGAGAGGTGAATTCACCGGATGCCGGAGCACAATGGAACAGCTGTCTTGGAGACACCACCAGCTCACACACAGGCACAGCAAACCTTGTCTtaggcaattatttttatttgcagtgtGTGCAGATTCAAAATACATTTGATGCAACGGTGCAGCAGAACGACTGCAGCAGTTAGGAAAAAGGCAAGCTTACAACAGCAAAATACTGAGGTGCCACAGGTCACCCCTATTACGAGTGGAAATTTAAGATTATGGGAGCCCCTGatagttgttgcttttttttttcttcttcacccgtggcaacttgaaaatgggtggacttcaattcatgctggctggggaattctgggagttaaaatcccaCCCATCTTCCAGTTGCCAAAAAGTGAAAAACCCGGAttaaactaatatatatatatttttatctcgATGCAAGACACAGAAAAGACAGCCTTGTTCCCGTTTGACTATCCCTGGAATTGCGACGTAGAAAAAAATTGCAGTGCAAACTTGTCTGCCAGCCATTTAAAGTGTTTGTAATcgaaaatacataataaaatacaCGGGTAGCACTAAGCTTTTAGGAGGCGATCAAAGCTATCCTGGCAGTAGCAAGCAGAGATCTGAGGACGGTGGTGAGTGGGAAAACAGTCTCCTGTAGCCAGATTGAGCTCTTTACCTGGGAAGTAAAAGGGACGCCTTGTTTTGTGACGAAAGGCAAGTCAGGCGGATATTTGTTGCGGTCCTTgacgctctctgaacttggttgctttcttatggtcgtttcatgacccaactaggtaacatcagtatgAAAAGGgagtgtggagaggaggaggaggaggaagactgtggtctggttttcttccagacgtttcatgacccaactagatagtgTCATCAGCTCTAGAAGGGAATGGTGTTTGctgtctgtttatatacaagtggcttcggtgttggtgggagtgttttTGGTCATTCTTtggttattaaaggtaaaggttcccctcgcatgtatgtgctagtcattcccgactctagggggcgctgctcatctccgtttcaaagccaaagagccagcgctgtccgaagacgtctccgtggtcatgtggccggcatgactcaatgccacggaacgctgttaccttcccaccaaaatggtccctatttttccacttgcatttttttacgtgctttcgaactgctaggttggcagaagctgggacaaataatgggagctcaccccgttacacggcagcactagggattcgaaccgctgaactgccgacctttcgatcaacaagctcagcgtcttaacgaCTGAACCGCTGCGTCCCTTACCTTTGTTATTTACTTTGGTTGTTAGACTGTAGTTaattgtctgagttggtagttcctccCACCAAATTCCTTTAGCCTTATCAAGGAAATATCAAGGGagcaaaacacccccctccttctagcactgttgatgttacttagctgggtcctgaaacatctgcaagaaaacctccacgctcaaagagcaccaaggatctcacaaGAAACCACCAACGCGGACAGGCCAAACCACTTGAAtagaaacagagagcaaaccccattcccttctagtccTGAAGATGTTACTtcgctgggtaatgaaacgtccaccagaagcacagaagacCCCCACGGACCCCCACagttctccgcctcctcctcctccttttcctcctctccacATACCCCACTCTTTCTAGCGCTGatcatgttccctagtttggtcacaaaacatcttcaagaaaaccaccaaggtcagagaTGGCTCGGGATTCcaacaaccctgagctacaaatattctcttctttattaTCATTGTAAGCACGGGAAAACTTAGTTTAACAGTCTAAAGCCAAGCTGAATACAAGGGTCAAGAgagaaagtgggggtggggggggggctgataGAAGGCTACTTGATAGCTGGGATTTCTCCTACCCTCCCCAGCTCCTGAGTCGGCCGCAGGATTTAGCCCTTCTTCAGTTCTCCTAGCTTGTCAGCAGCCCACTTCAACTCCCGCTCGATCTCTTCCAGTTTGTCCACCTCCGGAGCCTAAGAGAAAAGCAACACGCGaggtaaaaaaaagaattggttaaaaaaaagccCAAAGAGGAACTTATCTCGCATTTGTACTGTCGTCTCCGTCCTCcgatgcctggacttcaactcccacaattccccagactGTTTAGCTGAGAACTTCTAAGGCTCCCCTGACATTCCCAAATTGAGGAAAGATGTTTTTAGAGGGCAAAGGGCCCTGGTAAACAACCTATGGAGAAGACTATGTCAGGGTGGAGGTAGTCCTCAAATGTACGACCAGAATTGGGACCGGGATTTCCATCGTTAAGCGAAGGAGTTGTTCAGTGAGACGCGGCCGAGTTTGTGAGCCTTTTGGCCGCAGTTACGAAGCGAATCAATCGTGGTGAGGAGGACAAAAGAGCTCTGACCATTGGCTCCTAAAGCAGGGGAGAGCAACCTTGGGGATTTTacaacttctggacttcaactcccagaattccccagccagtaagctattgaactttaagatgggtggacttcaactcccagaattccctggctatCATGACAttgaactttaagatgggtgtgattttaagttttaaaatcaccaaggttggagacccctatcctaAAGTATCCATATTTAGGAGAAAACAGTTTTTAGGCACCTAAATCTTCACTTCCTCCTGGATCTTCCCAGctccttttatttttctgttttattttcctttctctttccttttattttttattttttgaaagcaGAAGCCATCAAAACTTATTtgaagcctcttttttttttttttttttaaatcaaaccaGCTGACGGGTACCCAAAGTGACTCTGCCTTGATACCAACCTTCCTCTTCCTGGAgtgctttccttcctcctcctcctcttcctcttcctcctcaggaGTGTGGTGTCTGCCCCTCAGATCCACCTGATCCTTCCAATACCTCATCTTGAGGTCCAAGTCAACCGATGGATGGTGGTGGCCGTGTCTCGCCTTGTtgtggttctcctcctcctcctcttcctctgcttctTCCTGCCGTGTCTTCAACCCTTTATGGAGGTGGGCCTTGGACTTGGAGCTTTTAAGACCCTTCGCTTGTTCTTCCTCTTCAAACTGCGCAGTCTCCTCGTCGCTGGCCTTCTCCGCCACCCTCTTGGCCACGGCagatctcctctcttctccctcccacttcTCATCATCGCTGTGTCCTCCAGGAtggtatttcttcttctcttcttctgagGCGCCATCCCTCTCTTCCTCATCCATCCTAAAGTGTCTcttgcccatttccggcctctccTGGCCTTCTTCGTCTCCCTTTCTGATTTTGGGCGGCCTAGAACCTCTTCTCTTGACGTGGCCAAAATATTCCTTGGAGTGCCACGTCTCTGAGGAGGTCCTCTTCTTTatatctccctcctcctcctcctcttcctcctgttctttcAAAGCATCTCGAAGTTCTTCCTCTTGAGAGACCTCAGTTTTCTCCTTTGGGTCTTCAGTTTTTTCACCCTTCTTCgtcacctcctccttctcctcttccttcttcttcttctcctcctcttccttcttcttcttgtcctcctcgtccttcttctcctcttccttcttcttctccactttcttctcctcttccttcttcttcttctcctccaccttcttctcctcttccttctcctcgtccttcttctcctcctcatccttcttctcctcttccttcttcttctcctcttccttcttcttctcctcctcgtccttcttctcctcttctttcgtTTCACCAGCGTGCTCTTCCCTCTTCTCAGGGGCAGCTTCCTTCTGTTGGGCAGGCTCTTCCCGCTTCTTGAGTTCTCCTTGTTGCTTTCCGTCCCGAGAACTGTGGTCCGTTTCCTGGGCCAGGAGATGCTTTGTATTTTCTGGAAACGAATGGAAGACATTGACAAAGAAAAAGTCAacgttaaaagtaaaaaaaaaaccccacaattctTTCACTCGTGCTGTCATTCTGCTGATTCTGAATTCTGTAATTCTCACAGTGTTAtctaattcagtggtgaaatctaaatgtctttcctaccggttctgtgggtgtggcttggtgggcggggttcatgtgactgggtgggcgtggctatgtaaccatggcatagggccgggctacttacgggaccgcctgctgctaccgaatgcctctcaccgacccgtgcgctctcacagagagggactcctcagggtgccgtcagccaggcagtgccgactggcgacacccaggggaagggccttctctgtgggggctcccaccctttggaaggaactttccccaggactccgccaacttcctgaccttcgaaccttccgccgcgagcttaagacacatctatttatctgcgcaggactggactagaattttaaatttttaaatgtttaaattttaaatctggttttaaatggggttttattatttatatctctattttaaatattcggcctatataataagttttttaaattaatgttttactctgtatatatttatgttttttatatggctgtaaaccgccctgagtccttagggagatagggcggtataaaagtatgaataataataataataataataataataataataataataataataataataatgatgatgatgatgtgactgggggatcaaaagacagaaactcactgacaaatgtcctgctggagcagggttggactagatgatctccaggtcccttccagccctggattatcctctgaagctgtgtctagtgccagtttgtagtcctcccttcctctcctttttccttccttccttccttccttccttccttccttccttccttccttccctccctccctccctcctttctttctctctctctctctcaaaaacgaacccccccacccccgttttttGCCCAGCAGGCTgagcaaaaatggactccccccacccccttaaaaaaaaaggctctaacaatcgcgtgtcacagctgtgatcgtcggagccttttttttttttgacttttaaaagcatttttttttacaacctattcaagcATCTATCCCCCTTACCCTCCATCTCCACCTAGCAAAGAACCGAACTCGGGAATGGAATTGCTTACCTTGATGGGCGAGTTCCTCCAACTCCGTCAGCAGATGCCGATGATGGAGCATCGTCAGGACTCTGTCGTCTGAAATGGAGCTCGTGTTAAAGACTCCCAGAGGAACCCATGCAGGTGTTGCTTGCACACAATGCAAGCCACTGGCAGGGTGCAGTGTTGAGGGTAAgggagcgctccatggcatagggccgggctatttacgggaccgcctgctgctaccgaatacctctcaccgacccgtgcgctctcacagagagggactcctcagggtgccgtcggcgcgacagtgtcgtctggcgacgcccaggggaaggaccttctctgtgggggctcccgccctctggaacgaactccccccaggactccgtcaacttccggacctccgaacctttcgtcgcgagcttaaaactcacttattcatctgcgctggactgggttagttttaaatttatgggttttttaatagggttttttattatttatcctaaattttaatctcggccaattgaataagtttttaaattgtattttaattgtatttatattgtaatattattgtatatttttatctggctgtgaaccgccctgagtccttcgggagaagggcggtataaaaatttaaataataaataaaaaaataataaaaaaacgtgCGAAAGAGCTTGGGAGACGGGACAAAGAGATGCTGCCAAGAGGACAGTCAGCTAAGAGATCGCATCGCCCTTAGACGTGCAAGATTGATGCCTCGTGGGATAAACCAGGCAGGCATCACACCCAGACGAGCGAATCCTACTTCACTGTAATAgccatagcccttagacttatatactgctttacagcaggggtgaaatgtaaaatttgttactaccggttctctgggcgtggcttggggtgtgtgtaatgtgactgggtgggcgtggccaactttaaaaaaaaaaacttttaaaacatttttttacaacctctttggccgaagagaaggtagaaaaaaatgcttttaaaagcctctgacgatctcagctgagctgcgcggtcatcagaggcttttttttttacttttaaaagcattttttcggccgaagaaaaaatgcttttataagttaaaaaaaaccaaaaacctctgacgatcgcgcggctcagctgggaatgggcggggagagcagggatttttgctaccggttctccgaaccacccgccaccatggctactggatcaggcgatccggtccaaaccgggagcatttcaaccctgctttacagtgctttacagccctctctaagcggtttacagaatcagaatcgtgcctccaacaatctgggtggaattttaccgacctcggaaggatggaaggctgagtcaatcttgagccggtcagaactgaacccctggcagttggcagaattagcctgtattctaaccactgcgccaccacggctcttctcTAATGCTAGggaatcttgtaagtctgaaacTAGAATTGTCCCCCCCCCCGCGTCTCCTTTACCACCCAAGAAAATAGGGAGGGTGTCCTGTGAGCCTCCCTGGGGtttagagaggagggggggggaactcaGTGCTttttgaacttggtggttttcttgcagacatttcatgacccagctaggtaacatcatcagcattggaagggagtgggggaaggaggaggaggactatgcggtccttggagctctctgagcttggtggttttctggcagacattttactacccagctaagtaacattatcagtgctggaaggaagtGACATTTgtggacaggaggaggaggaggaggaggtggaagagccCAAATCCCCGCTTACCCTCCCTCAAGATCTTCATGCAGTTGCTGGTCACCGGCATTGGGCTGGATCTGGACAGGGCGTCTGCTAAGAT contains:
- the LOC131204163 gene encoding golgin subfamily A member 6-like protein 22 isoform X2 translates to MQREVLQAPPSKDVGRVSARAPFAWGSPHPTPPTPSFTPFWDLLAFSHPNPPPQRGAREAASLRICTMVYLEASLLLFFLCQAFSMPVPTQLSKDDETVVKCISEILADALSRSSPMPVTSNCMKILREDDRVLTMLHHRHLLTELEELAHQENTKHLLAQETDHSSRDGKQQGELKKREEPAQQKEAAPEKREEHAGETKEEEKKDEEEKKKEEEKKKEEEKKDEEEKKDEEKEEEKKVEEKKKKEEEKKVEKKKEEEKKDEEDKKKKEEEEKKKKEEEKEEVTKKGEKTEDPKEKTEVSQEEELRDALKEQEEEEEEEGDIKKRTSSETWHSKEYFGHVKRRGSRPPKIRKGDEEGQERPEMGKRHFRMDEEERDGASEEEKKKYHPGGHSDDEKWEGEERRSAVAKRVAEKASDEETAQFEEEEQAKGLKSSKSKAHLHKGLKTRQEEAEEEEEEENHNKARHGHHHPSVDLDLKMRYWKDQVDLRGRHHTPEEEEEEEEEEGKHSRKRKAPEVDKLEEIERELKWAADKLGELKKG
- the LOC131204163 gene encoding golgin subfamily A member 6-like protein 22 isoform X1 — translated: MQREVLQAPPSKDVGRVSARAPFAWGSPHPTPPTPSFTPFWDLLAFSHPNPPPQRGAREAASLRICTMVYLEASLLLFFLCQAFSMPVPTQLSKDDETVVKCISEILADALSRSSPMPVTSNCMKILREDDRVLTMLHHRHLLTELEELAHQENTKHLLAQETDHSSRDGKQQGELKKREEPAQQKEAAPEKREEHAGETKEEEKKDEEEKKKEEEKKKEEEKKDEEEKKDEEKEEEKKVEEKKKKEEEKKVEKKKEEEKKDEEDKKKKEEEEKKKKEEEKEEVTKKGEKTEDPKEKTEVSQEEELRDALKEQEEEEEEEGDIKKRTSSETWHSKEYFGHVKRRGSRPPKIRKGDEEGQERPEMGKRHFRMDEEERDGASEEEKKKYHPGGHSDDEKWEGEERRSAVAKRVAEKASDEETAQFEEEEQAKGLKSSKSKAHLHKGLKTRQEEAEEEEEEENHNKARHGHHHPSVDLDLKMRYWKDQVDLRGRHHTPEEEEEEEEEEGKHSRKRKVGIKAESLWVPVSWFDLKKKKKKRLQISFDGFCFQKIKNKRKEKGK